A window from Drosophila yakuba strain Tai18E2 chromosome 3L, Prin_Dyak_Tai18E2_2.1, whole genome shotgun sequence encodes these proteins:
- the LOC6533033 gene encoding uncharacterized protein LOC6533033, whose amino-acid sequence MKFLLLSVFLCLAVCFMATSAAPREEAIPDGFEGPGSESANPSDDQSFLLKLKLLKKLLFLG is encoded by the exons ATGAAGTTCTTGCTCCTG AGCGTGTTCCTTTGCCTTGCCGTGTGCTTCATGGCCACCAGTGCTGCTCCTCGCGAGGAGGCCATTCCCGACGGCTTCGAGGGTCCTGGCAGTGAGTCCGCCAACCCATCCGACGACCAGTCCTTCCTGCTCAAGCTGAAGCTGCTCAAGAAGCTGCTGTTTTTGGGCTAG
- the LOC6533034 gene encoding ubiquitin thioesterase OTU1 — protein sequence MTGSFSVKLKSKKGQFIVNDLNEHTTLGELKTKIVQATDIQAPQLHVLVGYPPKPLDLSQQQEQRDLKAVGINSGETLIVEEKAIAPATALATAAPVPGGSSMEDDEALARRLQAEEEAQLLQETAGGPVAQAPEFQLPVAPTESGPNGDFNGILLKKVVPADNSCLFTSIRFVLNGKVDNEGSEMMRHIIAQEVAADPQSYNDAVLGKSNAEYCAWIQKADSWGGAIEVSILSNYYGIEIDVVDIQNAIINRFGEDKNFGLRVFLLFDGIHYDPLYMETSSSAAPATIFPVEEVGVYQQAEQLANEAQSSRQYTNVDKFTLRCMQCDVRLVGQVQAQEHAKQTGHKSFGEI from the coding sequence ATGACGGGTTCGTTCAGTGTGAAGCTCAAGTCCAAAAAAGGTCAATTCATTGTCAACGACCTGAACGAGCATACGACGCTGGGGGAGCTGAAAACGAAAATAGTCCAGGCCACCGACATCCAAGCGCCCCAGCTGCACGTCCTGGTCGGCTATCCGCCCAAGCCACTGGATCTctcgcagcagcaggagcagcgcgACCTCAAGGCGGTCGGAATCAACAGCGGAGAGACGCTGATTGTCGAGGAGAAGGCAATTGCACCAGCGACCGCCCTTGCTACCGCTGCCCCAGTGCCTGGCGGCAGCAGCATGGAGGATGACGAGGCGCTGGCGCGTCGTCTGCAGGCCGAGGAGGAGGCACAGCTGCTGCAGGAAACCGCTGGCGGTCCAGTTGCCCAGGCACCAGAGTTCCAGCTGCCGGTGGCGCCCACGGAAAGCGGGCCGAATGGCGACTTCAATGGCATCCTGCTGAAGAAGGTGGTGCCGGCGGACAACTCGTGCCTCTTCACCAGCATTCGATTCGTGCTCAACGGGAAGGTGGACAACGAGGGCAGCGAAATGATGCGACACATCATTGCCCAGGAGGTGGCTGCCGATCCGCAGAGCTACAACGACGCCGTGCTGGGCAAATCGAATGCCGAGTACTGCGCCTGGATACAGAAGGCGGACTCTTGGGGCGGCGCCATTGAGGTGTCCATACTGTCCAACTACTATGGCATTGAGATCGATGTGGTGGACATACAGAACGCCATTATCAATCGATTTGGCGAGGACAAGAACTTTGGACTGCGTGTCTTCCTGCTCTTCGATGGCATCCACTACGATCCACTGTACATGGAGACATCGTCGAGTGCTGCTCCGGCTACCATCTTCCCggtggaggaggtgggcgTCTATCAGCAGGCCGAGCAGTTGGCCAACGAGGCGCAGTCCTCCCGCCAATACACCAATGTGGACAAATTCACGCTGCGCTGCATGCAGTGCGATGTTAGGCTGGTCGGCCAAGTGCAGGCCCAGGAGCACGCCAAGCAAACCGGACACAAGAGCTTTGGAGAGATTTAA
- the LOC6533035 gene encoding protein Asterix → MSITVDPRRKEKINRYKAPKNQGQSGGANEDMMPDYMNILGMIFSMCGLMMKLKWCAWFALYCSCISFASSRASDDAKQVLSSFMLSVSAVVMSYLQNPAAMTPPWAS, encoded by the exons atgAGCATCACCGTGGATCCGCGCCGCAAGGAGAAGATCAACCGCTACAAGGCGCCCAAGAACCAGGGCCAAAGCGGCGGCGCCAACGAGGACATGATGCCCGATTACATGAACATTCTGGGCATGATTTTCTCCATGTGTGGACTGATGATGAAG CTGAAGTGGTGCGCCTGGTTTGCGCTGTACTGCTCCTGCATCAGTTTCGCCAGCTCGCGGGCCAGCGACGATGCCAAACAGGTGCTCTCCTCCTTCATGCTGAGTGTCAGTGCGGTGGTGATGTCCTACCTCCAGAATCCCGCTGCCATGACCCCGCCATGGGCCTCCTAG
- the LOC6533036 gene encoding pentatricopeptide repeat-containing protein 1, mitochondrial has translation MALRLLSRSMSCHIRGLQLNATGRPLNSYISRLEIPHATWSCSQNRRLHVRITDQEAGLQTKREANRNQNPFREEVLEELVTAPPNERHKSKPEKKPKEKSTKKVKDFGDPDTFGDAKVVVAEDPGDVEEEEFISNPTRRSKKLQAVEYARQIKDHLKANRLNDAIAVLEQRMLKEDRAKPDKYIYNLLISGCAKAGYTRKAFSLYTKMRQRGLQVTGGTYTSLFNACANAPSLSDGLTKAQILRENMLEKGYEPNVKNYNAMIKAYGRCGDVDTAYMLADEMMERQLELNADTFNFLLQACASHSEHGFRHALLTWHNMLQRGISPDYYSFNAMLRCARDCGFGDLDSMREVLDRIAPSAARKKPVLQLEEGKADDLPSVQSSTASLPAQIEVATTASELELPNLLLPQPHLGSLVALEEVTRPHERFLLLGGLTGFLEHMKQHNITPDIETFTAMLEVIPPTNTAEKQLLTFVRKIGLKADIDFFNILIKKRSMRFDYESAKEVLHMVRTAGLRPDIVTYGVLALGCRTQEEARELLEQMQVAGIKMNMPILGAMLRQGCANKSFSYVNEIIQLSLEEGLKPNESFLRHLHNFHRGCARAIDARHPSTKTAAFKKGHSKFCDKYRLYYEELGLAGLKLEDAITKMKERPYEKFKLPPVDGMEPLKHEQLKHKTKQRKYIKKIKIHELQDDPPKELLKRIE, from the exons ATGGCTCTGCGGTTGCTTAGCCGTTCGATGAGCTGCCACATACGTGGCTTGCAATTAAATGCCACCGGCAGACCGTTAAATAGTTATATCAGTCGGCTAGAGATTCCGCATGCAACCTGGTCGTGCTCACAAAACCGCCGGCTGCACGTGAGGATTACGGATCAAGAAGCCGGTTTGCAGACCAAACGAGAGGCGAACCGGAACCAAAATCCTTTTCGTGAAGAAGTTCTGGAGGAACTTGTCACAGCACCTCCAAACGAGCGCCACAAGTCGAAGCCagaaaagaaacccaaagagAAGTCCACCAAAAAGGTAAAGGACTTTGGTGATCCGGACACCTTTGGCGATGCCAAGGTAGTTGTAGCAGAAGATCCGGGTGATGTCGAGGAAGAGGAATTCATTAGCAACCCCACAAGGCGCTCAAAGAAACTACAAGCCGTGGAGTATGCCCGCCAGATCAAGGATCATCTGAAGGCGAATCGCCTAAACGATGCCATCGCTGTGCTGGAGCAACGGATGCTGAAGGAAGATCGCGCCAAGCCGGACAAGTACATATACAATCTGCTGATCAGTGGCTGTGCCAAGGCGGGCTACACCCGCAAGGCCTTCTCCCTGTACACCAAGATGCGGCAACGCGGCCTTCAAGTAACCGGAGGAACCTACACCTCACTGTTCAACGCCTGCGCCAATGCTCCCTCCTTGAGCGATGGCCTAACCAAGGCCCAAATCCTGCGGGAGAACATGCTCGAGAAGGGCTACGAACCAAATGTGAAGAACTACAATGCCATGATCAAAGCGTATGGAAGATGCGGCGATGTGGACACCGCCTACATGCTTGCGGATGAAATGATGGAGCGCCAGCTGGAGCTGAATGCCGATACATTCAACTTTCTGCTGCAGGCGTGTGCCAGCCACTCGGAGCACGGTTTCCGCCATGCTCTGCTCACTTGGCACAACATGTTGCAGCGAGGTATTAGCCCGGACTACTACAGCTTCAATGCGATGCTCAGATGTGCAAGGGATTGTGGCTTTGGTGACTTGGATTCCATGCGTGAGGTTCTCGATCGAATTGCGCCATCGGCAGCTAGAAAGAAACCAGTTCTCCAGTTGGAGGAAGGCAAGGCAGATGATTTACCCAGTGTACAATCCAGCACAGCTTCGCTGCCTGCCCAGATTGAGGTGGCCACAACAGCAAGCGAGCTGGAACTACCCAATCTCTTGCTACCACAGCCCCATCTGGGCAGTTTGGTGGCCCTGGAGGAGGTGACACGTCCACACGAGCGCTTCCTGCTACTTGGCGGTCTCACTGGCTTTCTGGAGCACATGAAGCAGCACAACATCACGCCGGACATCGAAACATTTACCGCCATGCTGGAGGTGATACCACCCACAAATACTGCGGAGAAGCAGCTGCTGACGTTTGTGCGCAAGATTGGACTCAAGGCGGACATCGACTTCTTCAACATACTGATCAAGAAGCGTTCCATGCGCTTCGATTACGAGAGTGCTAAGGAAGTGCTCCACATGGTTCGCACGGCGGGATTGCGGCCGGACATTGTCACCTACGGTGTGCTCGCCCTGGGCTGTCGCACACAGGAGGAGGCTAGGGAGCTGCTGGAACAGATGCAGGTGGCGGGCATTAAGATGAACATGCCCATACTGGGGGCCATGCTGCGACAGGGCTGCGCCAACAAATCCTTCAGCTACGTCAACGAGATCATTCAGTTGAGTCTGGAGGAGGGCCTCAAGCCAAATGAATCCTTCCTGCGTCACCTGCACAACTTTCACAGGGGTTGTGCGCGAGCCATCGATGCCAGA CATCCATCAACCAAGACGGCAGCCTTCAAGAAGGGACACTCAAAATTCTGTGATAAATACCGCCTGTACTACGAGGAGCTGGGACTGGCCGGTCTCAAGCTGGAGGATGCCATTACCAAGATGAAGGAGCGCCCGTATGAGAAGTTCAAGCTGCCCCCAGTGGATGGAATGGAACCACTCAAGCATGAGCAACTTAAACACAAAACGAAACAGCGAAAGTACATCAAGAAGATCAAGATACATGAGCTGCAGGATGACCCTCCCAAGGAGTTGTTGAAGAGGATAGAATAA
- the LOC6533037 gene encoding EKC/KEOPS complex subunit Tp53rk has translation MSLEILKQGAEGRLYLGDFKGESCLIKERFVKKYRHPELDTQITRQRMKAEAKASGRCLAAGILAPRILHTDLNTHKLYMEYFDAAKTAKQFIQETVSTQTEAVAMKSLLAFCTRIGKIIGKMHSNHIIHGDLTTSNILINPKGGDYDVILIDFGLSHYNEATEDKGVDLYVLERALLSTHSEQPYLFEHILAAYGEAYSKDTQAVLSKFEEVRARGRKRTMIG, from the coding sequence atgtccCTGGAAATCCTGAAACAAGGCGCCGAAGGACGTCTATATCTGGGCGATTTCAAAGGGGAATCCTGCCTGATCAAGGAGCGGTTCGTGAAGAAGTACCGCCACCCGGAACTGGACACCCAGATCACGCGGCAGCGCATGAAGGCGGAGGCCAAGGCGTCGGGAAGATGTCTAGCGGCCGGAATCCTGGCACCAAGGATCCTCCACACGGACCTCAACACCCACAAGCTGTATATGGAGTACTTTGATGCAGCCAAGACGGCCAAGCAGTTCATCCAGGAGACAGTGTCCACTCAGACAGAGGCTGTAGCCATGAAATCTTTGCTGGCGTTCTGCACGCGGATCGGCAAAATCATTGGGAAAATGCACTCCAATCACATAATACACGGCGATCTGACCACTTCAAACATCCTCATCAATCCCAAGGGGGGCGACTACGATGTCATCCTCATAGATTTCGGCTTGAGTCACTACAATGAGGCCACCGAGGACAAGGGTGTGGATCTGTACGTTCTGGAACGGGCGCTACTCAGCACCCACAGCGAACAGCCGTATCTATTCGAGCACATCCTGGCCGCCTATGGCGAAGCATACAGCAAGGACACGCAGGCAGTGCTCTCCAAGTTCGAGGAGGTGAGAGCACGCGGACGCAAACGCACCATGATTGGTTAA
- the LOC6533038 gene encoding charged multivesicular body protein 2b — MFNNIFGKKPTVKEQQRENDRSLRKATRDIERERRKLEEEERKLELEIRRNAAAGNNDACRILAKQLVEIRKQKSRTYAASGKIQSIGYQNKNMGANIALSEAMGTTAKTMGAMNKVMRPEAIGETVRQFQAANMKMEMTDEMINDTLDDMLNESGDEEESNAVVNKVLDEIGIEISGKMSSIPDTGSTDFETSGKRTEKDIADQLAKLRSS, encoded by the coding sequence ATGTTCAACAATATTTTCGGAAAGAAGCCCACCgtgaaggagcagcagcgggaGAACGATCGATCGCTGCGCAAGGCCACCAGGGACATCGAACGGGAGAGGCGGAAattggaggaggaggagcgcaagctggagctggagatcCGACGAAATGCCGCCGCTGGAAACAACGATGCCTGCCGCATCCTGGCCAAGCAGTTGGTGGAGATCAGGAAGCAGAAGTCACGCACCTACGCGGCATCGGGAAAGATCCAGTCCATTGGCTACCAGAACAAGAACATGGGCGCCAATATCGCGCTTAGCGAAGCCATGGGCACCACGGCCAAGACGATGGGCGCAATGAACAAGGTGATGCGTCCGGAGGCCATCGGGGAAACAGTTCGCCAGTTCCAAGCGGCCAACATGAAGATGGAGATGACCGACGAGATGATTAACGACACACTGGACGACATGCTGAACGAGTCCGGCGACGAGGAGGAGTCCAATGCCGTGGTCAACAAGGTGCTCGACGAGATTGGCATCGAGATCTCTGGCAAGATGTCCAGCATTCCGGACACGGGATCCACAGACTTTGAGACGAGTGGCAAGCGCACCGAGAAGGACATTGCTGATCAACTGGCCAAATTGCGCTCCTCTTAG